One Dermacentor albipictus isolate Rhodes 1998 colony chromosome 10, USDA_Dalb.pri_finalv2, whole genome shotgun sequence genomic window, catacatacagacatacAATATACACATACAAACCACGTTAAACATGGTACACAAAATTGAAAACCCACACTTTTCCTTCAACTTTGGGTCatacacaatatttttttttatatactggACAGCGCACCATCACGTCAAACCATACGTGGCTGCCTGTCCAGGTAATTTTGTCTAGCACCAGTTCCGTGGTCCTGCCATTGTGGACATGCAAAAGTAAAAGATGTGTCAGTCTGCTTTGTGTTGTACTTCTGTCACTGGCAAACATGAAAtgctcatgtttgcctgtgcacgctgacaccatgctcgGTAATTTGCGCTGCCTTTATCCTCTCTGGCATGTCCTGGGAAGCAGGCAGGAGTTCCATCGTAAGCATTTTGTGCTCTATGATGGCCTTGCTGAGGCTCCTTGAGTTGCTACAGTCCGTTTCTTTCTGCAGTTTCTTGGGGAGCACGTCAGCTGTGTGTATCTCCTTGAAAGGGATGTGGGCAATGATGTAATCAAACTCCGGCAGTCTCATTCGGAACCGTTGAAGACGTGAAATGGCTTCATCTAAGCGGCTTGAGAACAGCAGCGGCACCAGCGCCTTGTGGTCTGTTTCTACATGGAACTGCAAACCTACCAGGTAGGAGCGGAAATGCCCGCAGGCCCATGTAACTGCCAATGCCTCTTTCTCTGTTTAAGCATATTCCATCTCTGTGTCAGAGAGGGACCTTGAGGCACAGGCAACTGGGAGCCTACAACCTGCTGTCTCTTGTCGGAGGACTAACCCCAAGACTGTACGATGATGCCTCTGCAGGCACCGAGATTACTTTAATGGTTGTAGTGGGTGAGCACCAGTGCCATTGCCAATGCTTTTTTGGTGGCATTGAAGCCCTCTTGCTGAGGTGTAACCCAGCACAATTCAGCATCACTGCGTAGCAGGTCAAGTAACGGTATTGTGAGCCACGAGAACCCTGGGAGAAATTTAGCCAGGTGATTGGCCATTCTCAAGAAGAGCCTCACTTCGGTCACATCTGTTGGTGCTGCTAGCTGACATAGCACATTAACCTTCTCTGAGGGTCAGCACTGATACGATTTGTCAATACAATGTGTCCAAGGGATCTCACTGACTGCTGTCATGGTACGCACTTTCCTGCGTTTAAGATGATGCCGGTCTCTTGCAGGCGCTGAATTACTTTGTGCAGTCACGGGTAATGTTCTAGGTTCGTGCAGCCAAACACAATTATGTCATCTTGCAGACATGCTTGGCAGTCCAGGCCTTCTAGTACTCTTAGCATTTCCCTCTGGAAAAATTCAGATGCTGTGGAAATTCCGAAGGGCAATTGGAGGAACTGAAAACAGCTAAATGACGTCGGGAAAGTGGTGTACCTCTGGGACTCAGGTGCCAGTGGAGCTTGCCAATAACCGGCTCTTGCTAAACCATATCCTGCCGGCGAGTATGGCCAGGCATTCATCGACAGTGGGCATTAAGGGTGCGATCTTGCACGtattccaaaatagaacggaggcggaccgttccaccgagccgcacacaaTTGGTCcatttgaaccgtgacgaacgccatgatGAATTAGATTCTTTTAGATGAATCACCAGTGTTACAGAATGCCAGGAATTTTTCACAGAATCACTTAGTGAAAACCTGAAAAAATtcgggaatttgaaaatgtcaagcAGTAGACACACTGAACTCGCAAACACGTGATCAGCATCAAAATATAACAACCGCAGAGTCATTGCAGCAGGTGCTGCTGCCTAAACGATGCATTGAAATGTACAGAAAAACAATTGCAAGTGGGTGATCTTGTGTTCAAAGCACACTGCATTGCTTACTGAGCCACCATGGTTTCCAACAAAGCACTGTCGCTCACTAAATATAAGAACTTTAATACTCCGCTCATCTGGCCCACTTTGAATTTCCTCTCATACATAGGGAACTTGTTGAATGAGTGGCCTCTACACATTGTAATATGTAAGCACAATGTAGATGCataatgtgatgatgatgattcacaGAACTTACTGATACAAATGCCACAATCACCATAAAGTGCCAAAGAAATGGCGATTGGTCAAAAGAATCTGTTCCTGGGATAGTTGGAACATTTTCTTGAGAACAGAGTCTGTGCAACGCAAATAGAGAGGACATAGATGAACACTATGATGCACACAGGCCCGCTTGTCTACATCGTATTTGTTCCTAAGTGTCCTCTCTAATTGTGCTGTACAAACTGAGTTTTCAAGTGATTGGTCAGTTCAAGAAAACTGTACTAGATAAACACACCCTGATGTGCTTGCATAAACACATAAGGGAAAACATGGGTTTTCCTGAGGTATCACAATtgcattttgtttttgtcttACAAGCAAAGGGCCTCTTAATTTCCGTTTCCTTTAAGTTCTTCAACGATCTCGCCTGTACACTGTTGTAGTCAGTTATGAACCACGATCAACCAGTTAACTTAGCCCAGATTACCACATCTGTGCAACCTGATGGTGCTTCGCTTAGCACTCACCTGGTTCTGGTTCAGATTGAGCTCCGTGGCATGCACATCGCCAATGAAGTCTGGCACTTCGGATATCCGGTTGCGCGAGAGATCGAGCACGTCGAGATGTTTGAGGCCACAGAAGCAGTGCGGAAACGCAGAAAGCCGGTTGTCACTGAGGTTGACATTGCGGAGGTTGCTGAGCTGGGACAGTGTCTCGGGAAGCCGCGTCAGGTGGTTGCTCCCAAGGCTCAATGTCTCGAGCTTTTTCAGTTTGCACACGCTGTCTGGTAGGGACGCTGcccgaaaaagaaagacaacagaaTGTGGTTTGTTGAGAGATGCGGCAAGCACGAATGAAGTAAAGTAGAAGTACACTATAGTGACACTAAAGGgaccataaagaaaaaaaaatttttttttgaactgTATTAGCAACTTTTGCTTCAACAATACCACAAAAGCTGCTCTTATGTATGAGACGAGGCTTGGTAGGCCAAgccaaaaacaaaaaatatgAGTGCAGAAGCCCCTTTGAAGCACATGCAACCAGCTCACTGCGACATTACAGATTTTGATGGTGTCTTGCTCGGGCCTTATTTCACTTCTCTCTTCTTGTTGTGGCACATTTTCTAGCTTCCCTACTTCACCAAAACTTTTAAATCGTTCATAACTAATTTACTTCAGATTTCATGTGCATAAACTTAGGTTACCTCTTCGCTAAGCAATATATATGTATTTGTCATTGCTACAAACGGCATGCTCTGAAATGAGGAAAATGCTTTACTTTTCTCTTATAGTAATTAGCCTTTTTCTACAGGTAAGTGCGGATAGAGTTCTGAAGAAATACAACagaagtacagaaaaaaaattgagaagaTAGAAACAAGACAGAGCGCTACCCTTTGTCTCCTTTCTCATTCAGAGTTTTTACACTGCCATCACAcccgttcaccaactagcccagtacGGAATGCTGCTAGTCAGAAGGAATACTTCACCAGAATGAACCAATTTAGTCGTGCTCTGTAGTGTCTCCCTAAACAGCTGCTAAATTCCCCATTCCAGAGGTTAAGCTCCTATATCGCCGGCCCCCGACGAATGTCCTGCAATCTATTATCTGAATGCGAGTGTGGCGTTTATGTATATTCATTCGTGCGCATGTATGCGACTCTCTATCCAACACAACATTTGTGAAAGCCGGGCCTTCACGAGTTCCTGTCTCCCACCTCGCCGCGCTGCCGAAGATGCCTCCAAGCACCAACTTACCAGCAAGAAATTTATCTGCTGATTAGCGAGGATAGACCCAAAGGTTCAGCACAAATGACACAACAAGTGTATAGCAGTAATGGCCATGAGTAATTCAGAAAACAGGATAATGCATCACATCTAGGGTGCTATCCAAAATGATGCACTTGCGAGGGCAGCGTGCTCTTTGGTTAAGATTTTTTTCACTCCTAGCTCTGTCGTAGGAGACAAGATGCAGAATGATGAGGGACACACGAGAGCACAGCTGTTGACACTTCTTACTGACTAGCTCCAGCTCAAGGTTCGCTCAGCCGACTTCAAAACAGTGCTGATGAATGAATGCTGCAAAATGGCACTGTGGCATGTTACAGGCCACACTGTGTACAGAAAATGTTTTTGCTCCCTAGACCAGCTCCAGTGCACAAGCCCGATCATGTGAAGAGGAGTACTGACAGCGATGTGTCTGCTTGTCATACCATGCATGCTTCGTGGTGAAAAAGTAGCTCATGAACCTTTCCATTATCAACACCTGCTGCTTGCAGTACAATGGCAACAGCAGCTCTTCCGCAGCCCTGTCatccacttttctttttctcattgtgCTTACATCTGAGTACAAATGTTCCTTGTTCACCTGCAGACGAGAAAGTTGGTTATTGAATGCAATTTCGCTGCGGCTCAGCGTTTGTGCCTGCTTGTTGGCCTCCTAGCGTCAGCTATGTCGTCTACCACTGTTTTCTCGACTAAATGGCAATTAGGTACCTGTAAATGTAGCTCTCGGAAGCATTTCGGCAGCACCTTCACCGAGTGATACGTATTCAACTCCGGCAGAGTTTGCGAAGCAGCCGATCACCGAAGTCAAGTAGTTTGTTTTATCACGTAGTTGGCATGCATAGTAAACGTTGAAACAGAAGTTTGTTAAAGATACGTATAAAATTTAAGAAAGAGACTCGTCGAAAGTGAATGCGGCGATGCGCCCGCATAACAAGAACACCACATGTCGTGTTGCTTTATGGTGGCGTTACCTCAAAGGCCGCGATTGTCgtaagaaagaggaagaaagacaCGCCTAGCTAGACAACAAACATGTAGCAACTCTTCGTCAAAGCTAGAACACGACGGCACTTACCGATGCGGTTGTTCGTGAGCGTCAGGTGCTTCAGCTGCTCGAACTTGCTGATCGCCGCCGGAATCGACGACAACTTGTTGCCCGAAAGGTCCAGGGTCCGCAGTACCCCCTCGATGAGGAACAGCTCTCTTGGGAACTGCGACACGCAGGTCAACGCTCGCTTACTTGGTGTTGCTCCTCTTTAGGCATCGCGACAAGGCGTGGACCGTATCACTTTCAACATGAAATTTCTGGCTTACGGTGCACTTGTAACGTGAGTTATCTACAAGCGGAACACGGTTTCACTTACCTCTTTGAGGTTGC contains:
- the LOC135899503 gene encoding leucine-rich repeat-containing protein 57; translated protein: MGNSIKPHIQNAGKTGVCTLPNSNLKEFPRELFLIEGVLRTLDLSGNKLSSIPAAISKFEQLKHLTLTNNRIASLPDSVCKLKKLETLSLGSNHLTRLPETLSQLSNLRNVNLSDNRLSAFPHCFCGLKHLDVLDLSRNRISEVPDFIGDVHATELNLNQNQVSMISESIANCPRLKVLRLEENCLQINSIPTQLLTNSNVSLLAVEGNLFELKDFQEKEGYETYMERYTATKKKMF